A region from the Clavibacter sp. A6099 genome encodes:
- the nusA gene encoding transcription termination factor NusA → MDIDLSVLRLMEREREIPFEELVSIIEQAILTAYLKHTDQADAKPVADGVPPARVHLDRKTGHVSVHVPELDEDGLVIGESEDSPSDFGRIAAFAAKQVINQRLRDIGDDRILGEFKGREGDIVAGVVQQGPNPRMIHVDLGTIEAILPPEEQVPGEKYVHGSRLRVYVTSVSRGAKGPQITVSRTHPSLVRKLFALEVPEIAQGLVEIVSLAREAGHRTKIAVRATEPGINAKGACIGELGQRVRAVTAELNDEKIDIVDYSESLPVFVGNALSPARVTSSFVIDQATKAVRALVPDYQLSLAIGKEGQNARLAAKLTGAKIDIQPDSILEGDD, encoded by the coding sequence GTGGACATCGACCTGAGCGTCTTGCGCCTGATGGAGCGCGAGCGCGAGATCCCGTTCGAGGAGCTCGTCTCGATCATCGAGCAGGCCATCCTCACCGCCTACCTCAAGCACACCGACCAGGCGGACGCCAAGCCCGTCGCCGACGGCGTGCCCCCCGCGCGCGTGCACCTGGACCGCAAGACCGGCCACGTGTCCGTGCACGTCCCCGAGCTCGACGAGGACGGCCTCGTCATCGGCGAGTCCGAGGACAGCCCGAGCGACTTCGGCCGCATCGCCGCCTTCGCCGCCAAGCAGGTCATCAACCAGCGCCTCCGCGACATCGGGGACGACCGCATCCTCGGCGAGTTCAAGGGCCGCGAGGGCGACATCGTCGCGGGCGTCGTCCAGCAGGGCCCGAACCCGCGCATGATCCACGTCGACCTCGGCACCATCGAGGCGATCCTGCCGCCCGAGGAGCAGGTCCCCGGCGAGAAGTACGTGCACGGCTCGCGCCTGCGCGTCTACGTCACGAGCGTCTCCCGCGGGGCCAAGGGACCGCAGATCACGGTCTCGCGCACGCACCCGTCGCTCGTCCGCAAGCTGTTCGCGCTCGAGGTGCCGGAGATCGCGCAGGGTCTGGTCGAGATCGTGTCGCTGGCCCGCGAGGCCGGCCACCGCACCAAGATCGCGGTGCGCGCGACCGAGCCCGGCATCAACGCCAAGGGCGCCTGCATCGGCGAGCTGGGGCAGCGCGTCCGCGCGGTCACGGCGGAGCTCAACGACGAGAAGATCGACATCGTCGACTACTCCGAGTCGCTCCCCGTGTTCGTCGGCAACGCGCTCTCGCCCGCCCGCGTCACGAGCTCGTTCGTCATCGACCAGGCGACCAAGGCCGTCCGCGCGCTCGTGCCCGACTACCAGCTGTCGCTCGCCATCGGCAAGGAGGGCCAGAACGCCCGCCTCGCCGCCAAGCTCACGGGCGCGAAGATCGACATCCAGCCCGACTCGATCCTCGAGGGCGACGACTGA
- a CDS encoding proline--tRNA ligase: MSTRLSKLFVRTLREDPVDAEVASHRLLVRAGYIRRQAPGIFAWLPLGLRVKNKVEAIVREEMERIGAQEVHFPALLPAEPYQATGRYDEYGPGMFRLEDRKRAPMVLAPTHEEFFALLVKDLYSSYKDLPLSIYQIQDKYRDEARPRAGILRGREFTMKDAYSFDHTDAGLAVSYQAQRDAYERIFQRLGLEYVIVAADAGAMGGSKSEEFLHPTPIGEDTFVRSPGGYAANVEAFTTLVPESIPIEGQPAARVFDSPDTPTIATLVDLANAREPREDGRAWTAADTLKNIVLALTHLDGTRELVVVGIPGDRDIDLKRAEVAFFPAEVEPATEGDLAKQPGLVKGYIGPWSAEGPVLGSTSATKVRYVVDPRVVDGSSWITGANVAGKHVLSLVAGRDFTPDGVVEAADVRDGDPAPDGSGPISTARGTEIGHVFELGRMYAEALGLKVLDENGKLVTVTMGSYGIGITRNLALVAEATQDGRGLLWPASISPFDVHVVMTGKGDEIASASEELVDALDAAGLDVLFDDRPKVSPGVKFGDAELIGVPTIVIVGRGAVDGMAELWDRRTNERTPVALADVVGALTADS; the protein is encoded by the coding sequence GTGTCCACACGCCTCTCCAAGCTCTTCGTCCGCACCCTCCGGGAAGACCCCGTCGACGCCGAGGTCGCCAGCCACCGCCTCCTCGTGCGCGCCGGCTACATCCGCCGCCAGGCCCCCGGCATCTTCGCCTGGCTGCCGCTCGGCCTCCGCGTCAAGAACAAGGTGGAGGCCATCGTCCGCGAGGAGATGGAGCGCATCGGCGCCCAGGAGGTGCACTTCCCCGCGCTGCTGCCCGCCGAGCCGTACCAGGCCACCGGGCGATACGACGAGTACGGCCCCGGGATGTTCCGCCTCGAGGACCGCAAGCGCGCGCCCATGGTGCTCGCGCCCACGCACGAGGAGTTCTTCGCGCTGCTCGTGAAGGACCTCTACTCGTCGTACAAGGACCTGCCCCTGTCGATCTACCAGATCCAGGACAAGTACCGCGACGAGGCCCGCCCCCGCGCCGGCATCCTCCGCGGCCGCGAGTTCACCATGAAGGACGCCTACTCCTTCGACCACACCGACGCCGGCCTCGCCGTCAGCTACCAGGCCCAGCGCGACGCCTACGAGCGGATCTTCCAGCGCCTCGGCCTCGAGTACGTCATCGTCGCGGCCGACGCGGGCGCCATGGGCGGGTCCAAGAGCGAGGAGTTCCTGCACCCCACGCCCATCGGCGAGGACACGTTCGTGCGCAGCCCCGGCGGCTACGCGGCCAACGTCGAGGCGTTCACCACGCTCGTGCCCGAGTCGATCCCCATCGAGGGCCAGCCCGCCGCGCGCGTCTTCGACTCGCCCGACACCCCCACCATCGCCACCCTCGTCGACCTCGCCAACGCGCGGGAGCCCCGCGAGGACGGCCGGGCGTGGACCGCCGCGGACACCCTGAAGAACATCGTGCTCGCGCTCACCCACCTCGACGGCACGCGCGAGCTCGTCGTCGTCGGGATCCCCGGCGACCGCGACATCGACCTCAAGCGCGCCGAGGTGGCGTTCTTCCCCGCCGAGGTCGAGCCCGCCACCGAGGGCGACCTCGCGAAGCAGCCCGGCCTCGTGAAGGGCTACATCGGCCCGTGGTCCGCCGAGGGCCCCGTGCTCGGATCCACTTCCGCCACGAAGGTGCGCTACGTGGTCGACCCCCGCGTGGTCGACGGCAGCTCGTGGATCACAGGCGCCAACGTCGCCGGGAAGCACGTGCTCTCGCTCGTCGCCGGCCGCGACTTCACGCCAGACGGCGTCGTCGAGGCGGCCGACGTGCGCGACGGCGACCCCGCTCCCGACGGATCCGGACCCATCAGCACGGCGCGCGGCACCGAGATCGGCCACGTCTTCGAGCTCGGCCGCATGTACGCGGAGGCCCTCGGCCTCAAGGTGCTCGACGAGAACGGCAAGCTCGTCACCGTCACGATGGGCTCCTACGGCATCGGCATCACGCGCAACCTGGCCCTCGTCGCCGAGGCCACGCAGGACGGCCGCGGCCTCCTCTGGCCCGCGTCCATCAGCCCGTTCGACGTGCACGTCGTCATGACCGGCAAGGGCGACGAGATCGCCTCCGCATCCGAGGAGCTCGTCGACGCTCTCGACGCCGCCGGCCTCGACGTGCTCTTCGACGACCGCCCCAAGGTGTCGCCCGGCGTGAAGTTCGGCGACGCCGAGCTCATCGGGGTGCCCACCATCGTCATCGTCGGCCGCGGCGCGGTCGACGGCATGGCCGAGCTCTGGGACCGCCGCACGAACGAGCGCACGCCCGTCGCGCTCGCCGACGTCGTGGGCGCGCTCACCGCCGACAGCTGA
- a CDS encoding NAD-dependent epimerase/dehydratase family protein codes for MMVLVTGASGMLGRAVAERLAAAGHAVRTFQRQPSGLAASGTSPVPGSVVDLRGSVTDQASVVRAVEGVDAVIHLAAKVSLAGDPADFRTVNVEGTRGLLRAARAAGVTRFVHVSSPSVAHTGLSITGDGAGPADPVRARGDYARTKAEGELIALDADDPAMRVLAVRPHLVWGPGDAQLVARIVDRAARGRLPLLGHGAALIDTVYRDNAADAIVAALAAADTAHGRAYVVTNGEPRPVAELLAGMCRAAGVPAPRMRVPAALARAAGGAVERVWAVRPGSDEPPMTRFLAEQLSTAHWFDQRETRRALGWTPAVSLDEGFERLRLSYAAAR; via the coding sequence GTGATGGTCCTCGTCACGGGCGCCAGCGGCATGCTCGGCCGCGCCGTCGCCGAGCGCCTCGCCGCGGCGGGGCACGCCGTCCGCACCTTCCAGCGCCAGCCGTCCGGCCTCGCGGCGAGCGGCACCTCGCCCGTGCCGGGATCCGTCGTCGACCTCCGCGGCAGCGTCACGGACCAGGCCTCCGTCGTCCGCGCGGTCGAGGGCGTCGATGCCGTGATCCACCTGGCCGCCAAGGTCTCGCTCGCGGGGGATCCGGCCGACTTCCGCACCGTCAACGTCGAGGGAACGCGCGGGCTCCTCCGGGCGGCGCGCGCGGCGGGCGTGACGCGGTTCGTCCACGTCTCCTCGCCGTCGGTCGCGCACACGGGCCTCTCGATCACAGGCGACGGAGCCGGCCCCGCGGATCCCGTCCGCGCCCGCGGCGACTACGCCCGCACCAAGGCCGAGGGCGAGCTCATCGCGCTGGACGCCGACGACCCGGCGATGCGCGTCCTCGCCGTCCGCCCCCACCTCGTCTGGGGCCCCGGCGACGCGCAGCTCGTCGCCCGCATCGTCGACCGGGCCGCCCGCGGGCGCCTCCCGCTCCTCGGCCACGGCGCCGCGCTCATCGACACCGTCTACCGCGACAACGCCGCCGACGCCATCGTCGCCGCGCTCGCCGCCGCCGACACCGCGCACGGCCGCGCCTACGTCGTCACGAACGGCGAGCCGCGACCCGTCGCCGAGCTGCTCGCGGGCATGTGCCGCGCGGCCGGGGTGCCCGCCCCGCGGATGCGCGTGCCCGCCGCCCTCGCCCGCGCCGCCGGGGGAGCGGTGGAGCGCGTGTGGGCCGTGCGTCCGGGATCCGACGAGCCGCCCATGACCCGCTTCCTCGCGGAGCAGCTCTCCACCGCGCACTGGTTCGACCAGCGCGAGACGCGTCGCGCGCTCGGCTGGACCCCGGCCGTCTCCCTCGACGAGGGCTTCGAGCGCCTCCGCCTCTCGTACGCCGCCGCGCGCTGA